A genomic window from Salvia splendens isolate huo1 chromosome 11, SspV2, whole genome shotgun sequence includes:
- the LOC121755906 gene encoding protein NTM1-like 9 isoform X1, which produces MKLEALPKGFRFRPTDEELVNHYLRLKINGRHSAVDVISEIDVCKWEPWDLPALSVVKSDDPEWFFFCPRDKKYPNGYRSNRATEAGYWKATGKDRTIKSRKSSPSGHSHSHVIGIGLKKTLVFYRGRAPKGERTNWIMHEYRATEPDLSGTGLGQGDYVLCRLFHKADERLDSLKCSGLEHTGSVPCTDKSSPDDVSSDAFRETSMLDMQMVKEPGDVKKWLTDPADCLTPTNLAQVESCVSDGIDHSGEETAMEVSLPLQANSMSEGATYNHFNNMNFGALQSHSYADLVSPIGSPFAADFGYEINGLHFQDGTSEPDASLSELLKGLQNPGNFFYEASANHTTYDPSESLISSYIDDPTHAPLAICQDDQSPSFSTDHSPSCYAAEEMDSSANTLGRSFLRRIETFCYPNSGKDDNFPVSETGIKIRSRQPRNPPNLMNYTSQGTAPRRLRFWLSPRPQSKYNDRSKDDESQSLSKQTNNPSSLLNQDAKIDPKSDPNLATKHGQNSRVRTPSPKISGLLSVRGGAGSMKVYAVGVYIAIILSVVIGIWICPKLQLYKVDM; this is translated from the exons ATGAAATTGGAGGCTCTGCCCAAGGGTTTCCGGTTCCGGCCCACGGACGAGGAGCTCGTCAACCACTATTTGAGGCTCAAGATCAACGGCCGTCATTCCGCCGTTGATGTCATCTCTGAGATCGACGTCTGTAAATGGGAGCCCTGGGATCTGCCCG CACTCTCCGTTGTAAAATCTGATGACCCGGAATGGTTTTTCTTTTGCCCCCGTGATAAAAAATACCCAAATGGGTATCGTTCTAATAGAGCCACAGAAGCTGGTTACTGGAAAGCAACAGGAAAGGATCGTACCATAAAATCTCGCAAGTCATCCCCCTCAGGTCACTCCCATTCTCATGTGATTGGAATTGGATTGAAGAAAACTCTAGTCTTTTATAGGGGCCGGGCTCCAAAAGGTGAACGGACAAATTGGATAATGCACGAGTATCGTGCCACTGAACCAGATCTTAGTGGCACTGGTCTTGGACAG GGTGACTATGTCCTATGCCGCTTGTTCCACAAGGCAGATGAGAGGCTTGACAGTTTGAAATGCAGTGGACTCGAGCATACAGGCTCAGTCCCTTGTACAGATAAATCTTCTCCGGATGATGTATCTTCGGATGCGTTTCGAGAGACATCAATGCTGGATATGCAAATGGTTAAGGAACCGGGTGACGTGAAGAAGTGGTTGACAGATCCAGCTGACTGTCTGACTCCTACTAACCTAGCACAAGTTGAAAGCTGTGTATCTGATGGTATTGATCATTCAGGAGAAGAAACAGCAATGGAG GTGTCTCTGCCTCTTCAAGCCAATTCAATGTCTGAAGGAGCCACATACAATCATTTTAATAACATGAACTTCGGTGCCCTTCAATCACACAGTTATGCAGATTTGGTGTCTCCCATTGGTTCACCCTTTGCTGCTGACTTTGGCTATGAAATAAATGGATTGCATTTCCAAGATGGCACTTCTGAACCAGATGCATCCCTTTCAGAGCTATTGAAAGGCCTTCAAAACCCTGGAAACTTCTTCTATGAAGCATCCGCTAACCACACGACCTATGATCCGAGTGAGAGCTTAATTTCTAGCTACATTGATGATCCAACGCATGCACCACTTGCAATTTGTCAG GATGACCAATCTCCAAGCTTTTCCACCGATCATTCCCCTTCCTGCTATGCTGCTGAAGAAATGGATTCTTCAGCAAATACATTAGGAAGATCATTCCTTAGACGAATTGAGACATTTTGCTACCCTAATTCAGGCAAAGATGATAATTTCCCTGTTAGTGAAACAGGAATCAAGATTCGATCTCGCCAGCCTCGAAATCCCCCAAATTTGATGAACTATACATCCCAGGGAACTGCTCCAAGGCGATTGCGCTTTTGGTTGAGTCCCAGACCACAGTCCAAGTATAATGACAGATCCAAGGACGATGAATCACAATCACTTAGCAAACAG ACCAATAATCCTTCGTCTCTACTGAATCAGGATGCCAAGATTGACCCTAAAAGTGATCCAAACTTAGCCACAAAACATGGACAAAACAGCAGGGTGAGAACGCCCTCACCTAAAATATCAGGACTCCTATCTGTTCGCGGAGGTGCAGGCTCTATGAAAGTGTATGCTGTGGGTGTATACATAGCTATAATCCTATCAGTTGTTATTGGGATATGGATATGCCCCAAGCTGCAGCTCTACAAGGTTGACATGTAA
- the LOC121755906 gene encoding protein NTM1-like 9 isoform X2 gives MKLEALPKGFRFRPTDEELVNHYLRLKINGRHSAVDVISEIDVCKWEPWDLPALSVVKSDDPEWFFFCPRDKKYPNGYRSNRATEAGYWKATGKDRTIKSRKSSPSGHSHSHVIGIGLKKTLVFYRGRAPKGERTNWIMHEYRATEPDLSGTGLGQGDYVLCRLFHKADERLDSLKCSGLEHTGSVPCTDKSSPDDVSSDAFRETSMLDMQMVKEPGDVKKWLTDPADCLTPTNLAQVESCVSDGIDHSGEETAMEVSLPLQANSMSEGATYNHFNNMNFGALQSHSYADLVSPIGSPFAADFGYEINGLHFQDGTSEPDASLSELLKGLQNPGNFFYEASANHTTYDPSESLISSYIDDPTHAPLAICQDDQSPSFSTDHSPSCYAAEEMDSSANTLGRSFLRRIETFCYPNSGKDDNFPVSETGIKIRSRQPRNPPNLMNYTSQGTAPRRLRFWLSPRPQSKYNDRSKDDESQSLSKQDAKIDPKSDPNLATKHGQNSRVRTPSPKISGLLSVRGGAGSMKVYAVGVYIAIILSVVIGIWICPKLQLYKVDM, from the exons ATGAAATTGGAGGCTCTGCCCAAGGGTTTCCGGTTCCGGCCCACGGACGAGGAGCTCGTCAACCACTATTTGAGGCTCAAGATCAACGGCCGTCATTCCGCCGTTGATGTCATCTCTGAGATCGACGTCTGTAAATGGGAGCCCTGGGATCTGCCCG CACTCTCCGTTGTAAAATCTGATGACCCGGAATGGTTTTTCTTTTGCCCCCGTGATAAAAAATACCCAAATGGGTATCGTTCTAATAGAGCCACAGAAGCTGGTTACTGGAAAGCAACAGGAAAGGATCGTACCATAAAATCTCGCAAGTCATCCCCCTCAGGTCACTCCCATTCTCATGTGATTGGAATTGGATTGAAGAAAACTCTAGTCTTTTATAGGGGCCGGGCTCCAAAAGGTGAACGGACAAATTGGATAATGCACGAGTATCGTGCCACTGAACCAGATCTTAGTGGCACTGGTCTTGGACAG GGTGACTATGTCCTATGCCGCTTGTTCCACAAGGCAGATGAGAGGCTTGACAGTTTGAAATGCAGTGGACTCGAGCATACAGGCTCAGTCCCTTGTACAGATAAATCTTCTCCGGATGATGTATCTTCGGATGCGTTTCGAGAGACATCAATGCTGGATATGCAAATGGTTAAGGAACCGGGTGACGTGAAGAAGTGGTTGACAGATCCAGCTGACTGTCTGACTCCTACTAACCTAGCACAAGTTGAAAGCTGTGTATCTGATGGTATTGATCATTCAGGAGAAGAAACAGCAATGGAG GTGTCTCTGCCTCTTCAAGCCAATTCAATGTCTGAAGGAGCCACATACAATCATTTTAATAACATGAACTTCGGTGCCCTTCAATCACACAGTTATGCAGATTTGGTGTCTCCCATTGGTTCACCCTTTGCTGCTGACTTTGGCTATGAAATAAATGGATTGCATTTCCAAGATGGCACTTCTGAACCAGATGCATCCCTTTCAGAGCTATTGAAAGGCCTTCAAAACCCTGGAAACTTCTTCTATGAAGCATCCGCTAACCACACGACCTATGATCCGAGTGAGAGCTTAATTTCTAGCTACATTGATGATCCAACGCATGCACCACTTGCAATTTGTCAG GATGACCAATCTCCAAGCTTTTCCACCGATCATTCCCCTTCCTGCTATGCTGCTGAAGAAATGGATTCTTCAGCAAATACATTAGGAAGATCATTCCTTAGACGAATTGAGACATTTTGCTACCCTAATTCAGGCAAAGATGATAATTTCCCTGTTAGTGAAACAGGAATCAAGATTCGATCTCGCCAGCCTCGAAATCCCCCAAATTTGATGAACTATACATCCCAGGGAACTGCTCCAAGGCGATTGCGCTTTTGGTTGAGTCCCAGACCACAGTCCAAGTATAATGACAGATCCAAGGACGATGAATCACAATCACTTAGCAAACAG GATGCCAAGATTGACCCTAAAAGTGATCCAAACTTAGCCACAAAACATGGACAAAACAGCAGGGTGAGAACGCCCTCACCTAAAATATCAGGACTCCTATCTGTTCGCGGAGGTGCAGGCTCTATGAAAGTGTATGCTGTGGGTGTATACATAGCTATAATCCTATCAGTTGTTATTGGGATATGGATATGCCCCAAGCTGCAGCTCTACAAGGTTGACATGTAA
- the LOC121755917 gene encoding heavy metal-associated isoprenylated plant protein 30-like, with protein sequence MGKFVKRLFGSLFSALAYYYQDHHTTHFQAMPKARHTSLQTVELKVRMCCDGCERVVKEAIHKLRGVDSVEVELEMEKVTVLGYVDRNKVLKAVRRAGKRAEFWPYPNPPLYFTTANHYFKDTTVEYKESYNYWRHGYNMPDRHGSLPVTQRGDDKVSNFFNDDNVNACHIM encoded by the exons ATGGGCAAGTTTGTAAAGAGGTTATTCGGTTCTTTGTTTTCTGCCCTTGCTTATTACTATCAAGATCATCACACTACTCATTTCCAAGCCATGCCTAAGGCTCGCCATACCTCTCTTCAG ACAGTGGAGCTCAAAGTTAGGATGTGTTGCGATGGATGCGAAAGAGTAGTCAAAGAGGCCATTCACAAACTCCGAG GGGTGGACTCGGTCGAGGTGGAGTTGGAGATGGAGAAGGTGACGGTGTTAGGATACGTGGACCGGAATAAGGTGTTGAAGGCCGTGCGGAGGGCGGGAAAGAGGGCAGAGTTTTGGCCGTACCCTAACCCGCCACTCTACTTCACAACGGCCAACCACTATTTCAAGGACACCACGGTCGAGTACAAAGAGAGCTACAACTATTGGCGCCACGGTTACAACATGCCCGACCGCCACGGCTCACTGCCCGTCACCCAACGCGGCGACGACAAAGTCAGCAACTTCTTCAACGACGACAATGTTAATGCATGTCACATTATGTAA